One genomic region from Stackebrandtia nassauensis DSM 44728 encodes:
- a CDS encoding VOC family protein gives MLDHLVLSTPDLAATVADVARLTGVEPAPGGAHPGLGTRNYLLGLGGDSYLEIIGPDPDQPDPPGPRPFDVDTVTEARVVTWAVRTADVDASVTAAGKSGYDPGTPWTMARDTVDGRKLQWRLTVDRSEGHRGLIPFLIDWGDTPHPAAELPKVSLRELSAVHPDPTAIAPALSALGVDLAVRPGVRAGLVAVVDGVHGPVTIW, from the coding sequence ATGTTGGACCATCTGGTGCTGTCGACCCCCGACCTGGCCGCGACCGTCGCCGACGTCGCCAGGCTCACCGGCGTCGAACCCGCCCCCGGCGGCGCCCACCCGGGACTGGGAACCCGCAACTACCTGCTCGGCCTGGGCGGCGACTCCTACCTGGAGATCATCGGTCCCGACCCCGACCAGCCCGACCCGCCGGGCCCCCGGCCCTTCGACGTCGACACGGTGACCGAAGCCCGCGTGGTGACCTGGGCGGTGCGCACCGCCGACGTCGACGCGTCGGTGACGGCGGCGGGCAAGTCCGGCTACGACCCCGGTACACCCTGGACGATGGCCCGCGACACCGTCGACGGCCGCAAGCTGCAATGGCGACTGACCGTCGACCGCTCCGAAGGCCACCGGGGCCTGATCCCGTTCCTCATCGACTGGGGCGACACCCCGCACCCGGCCGCCGAACTGCCGAAGGTCTCACTGCGCGAGCTGTCCGCCGTACACCCCGACCCGACCGCGATCGCGCCCGCGCTGTCGGCACTGGGCGTCGACCTCGCGGTACGGCCGGGCGTGCGCGCCGGGCTGGTCGCCGTGGTCGACGGCGTCCACGGCCCGGTCACCATCTGGTGA